GTGTTGGACTCAGTATGACTAAAAAGTACTTAGACAATGCTTTAACCAAAAGTGATACTGCTGGCGAATTACTCAAAAAGCTATTGATGGCTTCATAAGCTTTTCAAAAGTAGATAAACGGTTTTTAACGGTATACCTAACAACCAATTGTTGATAAGGGTAAAGTTAATAGCCTTTTTTAGCCAAGCCTACATATTTAGCACGTCGTAAACTATAGGTACGCACTTCCTGTGAGATAGTGCTTCAATACCGGCACGCCTTACATATTCTGCTTTATATTTTTCTGTTTTTTCTCTTTTCCGGTGTGGAGCACCCTTGCTCTCAGTAATGCTTAATGCTGAGGAGGCTCTCGGAAAGTAATAGTTCTTCGCCTTGCAGTGGTACACTTAGACCAGCTAGGACAGATGAGACAGTCTTTTGAGCAAACTTGATCTTAACCGTCTCCTGGCCATGGGTATCCATGACTTCAGAACAACTCGCACTAATTTTTCCTTCAGGACAGGTATCCTGCTGTTTCTGCCACAGCGTCGGCTGCCGATCCACATGAAAATCTGCTGCCGCAAAGCCTTCTTTTGCGCGAGCTTGCCACCTGTAATCAGGCCTGGTATGTCCCAGTAAATCTATATTATAATTCTGCCTATTGGTAAGCAATAGTTTAGCATCCAAATAACCTGTATCTACAATATGAGTAGCTGGTCTGGCGAGACCCGGTAATAAATTTTTATTTTGTAATGATTTATGAATCTGGTCTGTAGTATCTCCATCGGCAATGGGGCCGGCACTTATAGCAACATGAGTAATGAGATAAGGCTGATCATCTTCACAAGTTTCAGTAAGGTAGACTTTATAGCCTATTGCGCGGCAACCGCCCATGAAGTGGTATATTTGCGGGCATAGCAAGCTTCAATATCATAAGGAGAGCTGATAAAATGAGCAGCCGTTGGTATGCCTTCTTTTTCACCACGCCAGCATAGTTTTCCTATATGAATATAATATTGTTGTAGCCAAACTTGCCGTAGGGTATTAATGGCAGGTATTTGCACTAACCACTCGGATACCTCTCCTTCATATAAGGGTGTTAGCAACTGATATCCATCTATTTCTACCTGCAGAGTATATTTATCTCTTTTTTCTGCCGATAGGCAGTTTGAAATCTTCTACTCTTCTTCCATACCTTTTTAACCATTCTGGTTGGCTATTCCTTTCCAACCAATCTGGAGCTACTATTGTGAGATTACCCGAAAGTGGGCCATTTAAAAGTAGAGTCAGCAAGCCCTGATAAGGGCGCGGTAGCTGATCATTTTGTACTTTTAATACAACCTACGCTCATGAAAAAAACACGATTTACCGAGACTCAGATCATTGCGGCGATCAATCGCCAGGAAGCAGGTGCCAAAGTATCGGATATTAGCCGAGAAATGGGTATCAGTGAGGCTACATTCTACAATTGGAAAGCTAAGTACGGTGGTATGGATGCTAGCCAGTTGAGAAAATTGAAGGAATTGGAGGCTGAGAACAGCAGGCTTAAAAGAATGTATGCCGATCTAAGCCTGATCCATGAAGCCTTGAAGGATGCAGTAGAAAAAAAGCTGTAAGGCCTGAGCGAAGAAGGGAGATGGTTAGACATATGATACATCACTATCATGTCAGCCAACGACAGGCCTGTCAAGTTGTATCGCTCCCTCGCAGTAGTTTCGCTTATCAAGCAAAAGAAAAAAATGATGACGAAATTATTGAGCAGCTTTCTATTCTTACTAAGAAACATCCTTCTATTGGTTTTTGGAAGTGCTACTATCGGCTTCGGAAACAGGCGTTCCTCTGGAACCATAAGCGAGTATACCGAATCTATAAGCAAATGAAATTGAACATTCGTCGGAGAGCCAAAAAGCGGCTACCTGCTAGAGTAAAGCAACCGCTATATCAGCCTGCCGCTATCAATGAAATGTGGTCGCTGGACTACCTGAGCGATACGCTCTGGGATGGCCGTAAATTTCGAGTGCTCAACATTATGGATGATTGTAGTAGGGAGGTGTTAGCTACGGAGGTGGATACCTCACTTCCAGCCCAGCGGTTAGTTCGCGTGCTCGAGCAACTACGAAAAACTCGAGGCCTGCCACAAGCACTTCGAGTAGATAATGGGCGCCATGCAATGGTCCGGAATTTATTAGCCAAAGAGTAGCCGACTGGTGCGAACGATGGCAAATAACACTAATGTTCATTCAACCTGGGAAACCTACCCAAAATGGATATGTAGAACGGCTCAACGGCAGTCTAAGAAAAGAACTTTTAGATGTTTACATCTTTCGCTCGCTTGATGAGGTCAGAAAGATGATAGAGGAATGGAGAACGGATTTTAATCATGAACGACCTCATCAGTCGCTTAACCATCAAACTCCTGTAGAATATGCCTTAGCGAATACAGGATAAAAACTCTACTTTTAGGTGGACCACTTTTACGGGAAGCTTACACTATGGCTAAGCTATTTAATGCAGTTCTTAGAGTTTCAGCTACACACACCAAGCGGTTTACTGCAAACTCATAAGTAGAATCGGTTCGTTCTCGTCCTTGGGCTTTTACCCATTTTTGCTCCCGACATTTTTCCAGCAAAATATTTAGCTACATTTCTTCAGCGCCACCCTTTACCAACCTGCTCCGGAATTCACTTAATACACTGCTGGGCGGCATCCTGCTATCAAAGCCTGCATCAGTGAGTTCCAGGCTTAAGGCATATTTCCAACCGTCGTGGAACGATCGATGCGACTCCTTACAGAATCAGTGGCTTGCCGCTCCGATAGGCCTTGTATTGCATTAAGGTAACTAAAGCTAAGCGCCAGGGGTATTCTGCAGGTTGACCTTGTCTGGGAAACAGATCTGTGAAACAAATATCCTCATATATTGCTCCCAACTCATCTTTAAGGTGCATGTATATATTACCCTGTAGAAATACAGCACGACCTACACGGGGTGTCTCATTGGGTATTTCAGGAATCGTGTGTGGGTGTAGTGACATAGTATTGCTATTAAGGATGAAAGAAGGATAAAACTTCATTCTTAATAAACCAACAGGCTCATAAAGTGTATTAATCATCTAAAATTAATATTTCCCCTATTCGCCAGCAGTATCAAAAGTGAAGAAGAACCCTATTTCGCCCGTTTTGTCCACATATCAAAAGTACTGAATAAGTAGCCTATGATAATAGACTTACGTTAGACTTCTCCGAATCAAGAAAAACTATCTATAATCAGTATAGTGAGAAGTCTGCCACCGCGGGTATTCAATGGAAGCTTTCGGACCGCCATGCAATAGAGGAGTATTTGAATGCCAATTGGTTTTATCCATGAAAGACAAAGGCCTTAGCGAAAAATAAAAGGTTGGCGGCAGGAATATAACCAGTACAGATCGCATAGCTCTATTAGATAGAAAACACCCTAAGAAGTACATTACAAAGAAGAATCTAATGGATAATTTTCCGCTTTATAGCGGTCCGTAATTTAGTGAAGGGTCAGCGGGAATATGTGTTCTTACAAGTATTTTTCAAAACTTGTATCTGAACTTTCATACCGTCAAGTAATTTAGCATAATTAGAAAAATTAAAGGATTTAATAATTCCCCATCTTCTAACGAGCCGGATATGATATAAATTCTTCTTAGTATTATTAAATGTATTGAGTTTGCGGATTAGTATTATAGGTATAGATAATAGGTTATATGAAAAGTAAAACAATAAGTATAAATTTCTGTTTTTTTCAATAAAATTAGCTTTCCTATAAAAATAATCATAAGAGGTAAGGGTAAATCTGGCTTTAGAAAATCCGGTCGCCAATTTCTGCACATAAGACCAGTTTAATCTTTCTTGAGGCATATAATGATATAGATACAAAGCAGGGTTGTAATAGAGCTTATACCCTAAAATTTTGATTAAAAAGCAGAGCTCTGCATCTCCTCCAGAGCTTAAATCTTGTCCTGTGCGGTCAGATAATAATGACCGGAAGTTACTTTTTTTAATACACTCCATTATTGATTTTCTCACTGTAAGCCCTGCTCCCCATAATTCATACTTTGTCTCAGGTATTACTCCTTTCTCTGCTGCTTGCTCTCCTACCGCGTATAGATTCTGAAAGGTATCAAACCAATCTGGTGGATCTGCGTCAAAAGCAGCAATGTTTTTGCTTCCACAAGCGCCTCTTGTGGGGTCAGCATTCATGGTTTCAAATACATCTTCTACCCAGTTTTTACATATCCAGTTATCATCATCAATAAAACTTATATATTCATAACGGGCAGCATGAATACCTGCGTTACGAGCATTACTAAGGCCTGGAGAAGCTTCATGAATAATATTGATTTCTTTATTATCACAGTGTTTTTTCCAAATTTCCTCTGCTACTTTTTGTGTGTTGTCGGAAGAAGCATTATCTACGAGTATAACTTCCCACGCTATATCTTTTTTAACTTCTTGTTGTGCTATGTGCTCTAATGTTTTAGGCAAACGAGAGGCACTATTATAACAGCAAACAACAATACTTACACCTGATGACATGAGTTTAGTTTTGTGTAATGTAATCTAATAATTGGCTGCCTGGGTTAGGATGTATTTTTTTAATTGCTAGCTGATAAGCATTGTTGCCCATTAATTGCCAGTTCTCTCTTTGATCCCAGGCTTTGTCCAAAGCCTCTTCGAAATATTTAGGTGAAGGAGAAGCTGCCAAAAAACCTGTTTCTCCTTCTTTAACAAACTCTGAGTTTCCTCCAACATCAGTAGCTACAGCAGAACGACCGCATAGCATTGCTTCCATCAGCGCACAGGGAGTTCCTTCTGCGATGGATGGCATCACCATGATATGGTTCTCTGCCCAGATATCCCGGATGCTATTTACATGCCCTTTAAATGATACTTTCTGTTGTATGGAAAAGAACTTTGCAAGTTCTTCTAAATACTTTTTGTCATCTCCTTTACCATAAAGGTTTAGTCTCCAGTTTCTTTGATACCACTTTTCGTTTCCTAATATTTGAAATAGAATATCTTGTCCCTTAAAATTACAGTCAAGCCGAGATACACAGGCTAAATGATAAGTTTGGTCCGTTTTAGGGTAATCCACAGGCTTATCCTTGGAAACGTTAAGAGGAGCAAATATGACATTAGAGTTTTTTAATGATAAAGCTAGCTGTCGTTTACTTACTTCACGGTTTCTATCAGATACGAAGCATACCCCCTTTGCTCTAGAAAAAATTTTTCTCGCTTCTTGAAAGCTTTTGTAGGGCAAAGTATAGTGTTCTTGATTAAACTGTGGAACTATATAATAGGGAATATCACTATGCTGCACCGCTTTATATACTGCCTTTTCCTGTACTATATCATAATTACCTCCTTGACTAATACAGATTACATCAGGCTGGAACTTGTTAAGAGCTTTTTTAAAAGAAGAAAAATTTAAATATTCTTTCTGTACTTTGTTAAGAGCTTTAGAAATGATGGCAGAATCCAGATCATACCTTTTTCTAAAATGAATAATTGCACCTGAGTCCTGAAGTTTTTGTAAAAGAGGGTGACGTTGCTTCCAGGTATATACGGAAATAAACACTGTGTAACCTTGTTGAAGCGCTTCTAAAGCTGATTTTGCCCAAAAGTTTTCGCTTCCTCCCCACGAAAAACCGGCCATAGTAGATACAAACGCGATCCTTTTCATTATAAAAATAAGTTCTTATAAGAATTATAACTTCTTAGCTGAAAATAGCTGCCCCTCAAAAATTTTATCAAATATAGCTTGTCATTTAGTAAAGAATCTAATTTTAGTCTGGCTTTACCTGGAGACAATGGCAATAACTTGTAATGAGTGATTTGTGGAATTTGAAGTGATGTTTCATTGTTGCCACGAATCACTTACATCATAAATATGCGATCTTTTTATTTTGCAAAAATGGGAGTTGATTTAATAAATTAAAACTTATATCAAAATTAGTTCTATGCAGTGAGCTACGATTAGCTATCATAATATTTGCCTCATTATCAAAGAAATTTGCCATTAAAAAGATAAAAGTATCTGAAGTTAAACTTTATAATCTATTGACATAATATCTATATGTCAATCATCTTGTATCAGATATATAGATTGTCCATTTAACAAGTCGGAAAAGCCTTTGTTCCTGTAGACAGTATAAGCTCCACGTTTGGTAAACTACATCTAATTTACCTCTTTCAGGGAGGTAGCAAAGGTATGAATGCGTAACCGAATGCTTCTAATTGTCTAGTACACTTTTTTAGCACATATTAGTTAATTTGAAGTTCCTTAATATGTAAGACATTTTAAGCTGCCTGCTTTCCATAAAAAAAGCTTATATACTTCTATGCTATCATCAGGTATATACTCGTGCCTGCTACTATATTTATACTATAAGTCCCTAATTGTTAGGAGAGGCTTTGCGTTTAGGTTTCTCTTTATTTATATAATGAAAAAGCATTTCCTCTTCTTCACAATTTAGAGTAGAGGCTAATGCATCACCAACACTTTTTACTATACCATGTAGAAAACTACTCAAATGAAATGTTGCAGAAGATCGTGTTTTTTTTAGGTTACCGCACTTCAAAATTGCTAAATCTATATTCAACGAGAATACTAGTACAATATAAGTGATTCTGGATAACTTTTTTCATAGTATTGGACATCGTGAGGATACTCAACACAAAGTAAATAATGCTCTGCTTCTAACTACTCCACTAATTGTAGCTTGATATTTCTGAAGTACTTGGACCATAGCCTTGCGATATATGCAGGCCTATCACTGCTCATATAGGTTATGCTCTTCTTGTTTCAATTGACGCTTACATAGTATTACACTAGTGTCAGCATACTGCTTTCGCTTGCTAGTATGATATATTTTTATGCAGCTAATTTTAGATAACGCTACCCATTAAACGCTTTTCTTATATGAGTATACCACAATATACGCATTGTAAGTTGGCGGTTATTGCAAGAAGAAAATTGTCGCGGGAAGAATACATTTATAGGTACAAAATAGCTTTGGTGCTTAGTGAGAACGATTTACCTATAGGGTTAGCCTTTTACCAAGTGCTTATAGTAACCATTTTGCCTTAGTTCGCTTAGGTTTTGACCGTTTTTACGGTAGTATTGTTTGGCAAGATGCTGGATTTGCTAATTATGTATGGTCGGCGTTCCGGTAGTAAAATTTTTACAAACAAGAAAAGCAAACATTGAGTTTGCTCCGCAGCATAAAAAAAACTCTCAATGAGGGGGGGTGGATACTATTGCTAAAAAATACAACCGAAAAAAACTAGAAAATACCTTCAGTGAAATGAGGGCTAATTTGCTAAGCAAATACATGCAGTAACGTTAGAAAGCTGTCAGTATAACATCTATTTAACAATCATGGAATATAGCTCAGTCAAATATATTCAATTTTAAGTAGCAACTTAGATTAATTAGTTCAAGAATTGATAAAAGAGTTTATTACATGTCTATAACGGTATCAATTACTTCTTTGGCTTAGGAGAAGTTTTTAAATTAGTTAGAATATATATGGTAATATAATAACCTATACGAGATATCATGTAACCTTTTCAATAAGGTTTATGGGCTTTACAGATGTATTTGACAGTAAGGAAGTGTATCATACTTAAAATGACCTGAATCTCAATGTCGGAAGTATAAATAATAAGCCCAATACAGAAATAGAAAAGTAGTTATAGACCTCTTGTATGATATCGAGCTTGAAAATATCTGAAAATTATTTATACGAATCAGCTTATTTATAGACTTTTGCAAATTATAGATATTGTCACCTACTTACTTTAGTAAGTATCAATTTTGCTAAAAATTACGGTATTTAGTCTACGGTTTTCTTTTTATTTCACTATGGCCATTGCTTTCACTTTTTGCTTGTAGAAATTTTAATAGGTGGTAAATAGAAAGCCTAAGAAGGAATATCGATCACATTTTAAATTAAGAGCTAAGATTTCTGTAGGAACAACTTTTTACAGTAATTTTGAGAGGAGGTTTTTTTGTGAACAAGTCTGCATAAACATATTTATTTCATACTTAAATGATATCAACCATAAAAGAGAATCTTTTTTTGCTGCCTAAGTTTTGGATTGAGTATCGGCTTAATAAAGGCAAAGTTAAGAGTTTCAGGCACGGTAATGTTGCCATGTTCCATTTTGGCAGATGTGGGAGTACCATTCTAGCTAATATGCTTAGTCAGCATCCAGATATATATTGGGACGGAGAAGTATTTGAACAGATGAGGGTAGGGAGCCTAATTGAACTTAAAATTACTAAAGATCCCATAAAGCTGCTTGATATAAAGCTGCATGCAAAAAAGTGTAAATTTTATGGGTTTGAGACCAAAGCTTTTAAGGAAGAACATTTAAGGAAAGATCTTCTTAATATGAGATTTGAACAATACTTTCAGGAATTGCTAAAACTTGGTTTCGGG
This window of the Porifericola rhodea genome carries:
- a CDS encoding glycosyltransferase; translated protein: MSSGVSIVVCCYNSASRLPKTLEHIAQQEVKKDIAWEVILVDNASSDNTQKVAEEIWKKHCDNKEINIIHEASPGLSNARNAGIHAARYEYISFIDDDNWICKNWVEDVFETMNADPTRGACGSKNIAAFDADPPDWFDTFQNLYAVGEQAAEKGVIPETKYELWGAGLTVRKSIMECIKKSNFRSLLSDRTGQDLSSGGDAELCFLIKILGYKLYYNPALYLYHYMPQERLNWSYVQKLATGFSKARFTLTSYDYFYRKANFIEKNRNLYLLFYFSYNLLSIPIILIRKLNTFNNTKKNLYHIRLVRRWGIIKSFNFSNYAKLLDGMKVQIQVLKNTCKNTYSR
- a CDS encoding glycosyltransferase, which encodes MKRIAFVSTMAGFSWGGSENFWAKSALEALQQGYTVFISVYTWKQRHPLLQKLQDSGAIIHFRKRYDLDSAIISKALNKVQKEYLNFSSFKKALNKFQPDVICISQGGNYDIVQEKAVYKAVQHSDIPYYIVPQFNQEHYTLPYKSFQEARKIFSRAKGVCFVSDRNREVSKRQLALSLKNSNVIFAPLNVSKDKPVDYPKTDQTYHLACVSRLDCNFKGQDILFQILGNEKWYQRNWRLNLYGKGDDKKYLEELAKFFSIQQKVSFKGHVNSIRDIWAENHIMVMPSIAEGTPCALMEAMLCGRSAVATDVGGNSEFVKEGETGFLAASPSPKYFEEALDKAWDQRENWQLMGNNAYQLAIKKIHPNPGSQLLDYITQN